The proteins below come from a single Halostagnicola larsenii XH-48 genomic window:
- a CDS encoding helix-turn-helix domain-containing protein, translating to MSLLAEFEVTSPDFVLGPTLEAVPALDIELERQYALESDRPILFCWIRSPSETNVERVLERDRTVARFDLLERSGGRDLYRLERSDRSRTEVVESYRQWVSLGGELLTGRAADGRWVFEMRFPDRDSFTEYHEFLEHHGVEFDLLRIADGEEAGETKTVLTQSQREALTLANEYGFFSVPREATLSDIAGALGISDQAVSERIRRGQARLIEAYLV from the coding sequence ATGAGCCTCCTCGCCGAATTCGAAGTAACGTCTCCAGACTTCGTGCTGGGGCCGACGCTCGAGGCCGTGCCGGCGCTCGACATCGAACTCGAGCGCCAGTACGCACTCGAGTCGGATCGACCGATTCTCTTCTGCTGGATCCGCTCCCCTAGCGAGACGAACGTCGAACGCGTGCTCGAGAGGGATCGAACAGTCGCGCGATTCGACCTGTTAGAACGGAGCGGAGGGAGGGACCTGTACAGACTCGAGCGCAGCGACCGAAGCCGGACGGAGGTCGTCGAGAGCTACCGCCAATGGGTGTCTCTGGGCGGCGAGTTACTCACCGGCCGGGCCGCCGACGGTCGCTGGGTGTTCGAGATGCGGTTTCCGGACCGGGACTCCTTTACCGAGTACCACGAGTTCCTCGAGCACCACGGCGTCGAGTTCGACCTCCTGCGGATAGCCGACGGCGAGGAGGCGGGGGAAACAAAGACGGTGCTGACTCAATCCCAGCGAGAGGCGCTAACGCTCGCGAACGAATACGGGTTCTTTTCGGTGCCCCGCGAAGCGACCCTGAGCGACATCGCCGGCGCGCTCGGCATCTCTGACCAGGCCGTCAGCGAACGAATCCGTCGGGGACAGGCCCGTTTGATAGAAGCGTACCTCGTGTAG